Within Serratia odorifera, the genomic segment CCGCACCGTTCATGTCCTTGAGGCCGATAAGGCGGATCTGTTGCGCCAGTTCCGAGGTGGTAATCACCAAGCCGGCCAGCAGATCGCCATGTCCACCAAGGTATTTGGTGGCAGAATGCACCACGATATCCGCCCCCCAGCGCCAGCGGCTGTTGCAGATACGGCGTGCAATAGGTGTTGTCGACCAGCAGCAGCGCGCGCTGGCGATGCGTAATCTCCGCCACCGCCTGAATATCCCACCAGACGCATGTTCGGATTGGCGGGCGTTTCGCAGTACACCAGACGGGTACGCGGGCCAATGGCCGACGCCAGCTTCTCTGGCTGCGTCATGTCAACGTGCGTCACCTTGACGCCAAAACGTGCCAGACCATGATGAAAATAACTGAACGTGCAACCATAAATGGTTTCATCAACGATCAGTTCATCGCCCGGCGCCAGCAGCGTCCAGCAACAGGCGGTCACCGCCCCCATGCCGGAGGAAAAGGCCACCGCCGCCTCGCCGCCCTCCCAGATTGGCAATACGCTGCTCCAGCAGGTGCAGGGTCGGGTTGGCAATGCGTGAATAAAAATAGCCGTGCTCAGTGCCGGCAAAGCAGGCACCGCCATACTCCGCCGAGGGAAAGGTAAAGGTCGAACTCATAAATACCGGTGGGCAAAGCGCGCCGTGATACTGCTGCGGATCATAACCGTAATGAATCGCACGAGTGGCAAAAGCCTGTTTGACTGGATGAGTAGACATAGACGCGTCCTGTACGATGAACAGTGGAAGAATTACTCTTCGGGGGATTCCGCCGGTAAGCGGCTGCTACGCATACGCTGCCCGATGATTTGCAACGTGCGCAATACCAGCATCAACCCCAGCAGGGTATCCGGCTGGCGCAGCACCCCATATAACGCACGCAAACTGGCGGTCGGCGCATCGCGTTGCAGTTCGCTGTGCGCCATTTTTAGTGCCATGCCGCCTTCCCAACCCAATGCGGTGAGATCCTCAAACAGCCCTGCCAGTTTCTCCCACCAGCGCGTTGTCGGCGATATCGGTCAGATCCGACAGCAGCGACAGCAGGTCGACAACGTTGTCCAACCTGCCGCTCGCCAACAGCGGAGATAATTTATCCATCAGCGCCGTCAGCGACTCGTTCTGCGTTGCTTCCATGGCGCCTCCTTAAATCAACCCGCGTACCGTGGCCCAATACAGACCGCGGTTAAAATCCGTTGCGTAGCATGCCGCCCAGCTTGGTGGCCGGAGTCGGCACCACGTCGTGACGGTAGTCATAAACCAGCGGCATACCCGCCTGCAGCCCCATTTGCGCCACCGCCTGCACCTTGCCGTCGTAATGACAGATCGGTTGTCCAAGCCGCATTTCCGCTACGATATTGTCGGCAATCACCGGCGCCTGATTATGGCAAGACCCTCCAGCCTTGCTGATCGGCAGATCCACCGTATCGCCAATCACATACACTCCTTGGCTGGCCATAAACCTGCAACGTTTGCGGATCGGTCGGCAGCCAGCCCTCACCGTTATCAATGTCGCTCAAACCGGTATTGCGTACCGCCTCCACCGCTCGGATCGGTGGCGTTGCCATCAGAATATCGAACGGTTGCTCTTCCCCCTCGGCGGAATAGGCCACGCGCCGTTCGGTATCCACCCGATCGAGAGTGAATCCCCGCTGGGTGCCTGATGCCGCGCGCTTCAAATATCGCTGGCAACGCTTCACCGGTGGGGCGTTGTAAAAACAGGCAGTTGCGCAACAGCTGTGAAATCGTCGGATAGGTGTAAACAATCTCGACCGCCTTGCGCACCCCGCGCCGCCGCAGATAATCATCCAGCATCAGCGTGGTTTCAATCGGTGCGATGCCGCACTGATGTGGGACGTTGGGAGTCTGTGGGAAGGAAACGGTAATAAAGATGCGGCCTTTTTCAATGGTCGCCAGCTTGTGCGCCAGTTGCCGTGCTGCCGTATATTGATAGAAATGATCGCCGGCCTGCGCCAGGGCCGGTTATTTTATCCGGCCAGGGAACGCAGCCGGTAGCGAATACCAAAAAATCGTAGCCGTATTTATTTCCGCTATGCGTTACAACCTGGCGCTGCTGGAAATCAAAACGTTCCGCCTTATCGACGACAAATTTAATTTCTGGCCGCAACAGACTTTGCTGCGAGCGCATTAATTCCTGTTTAAAAAATGCATTAAACGCCACATACATAAATGCTGGCTTGTAATAATGCAGCGCCGTTTGCGATATCATTAATAACTCGACTTTATTATTAATAATTTCACGATGCAGCTTGGCGGCAAGAAGGTTAGCCAGTATGGTGCCCCCCGTACCGCCACCGACGATCACAATTCTTTTGCGCATGGTTCCCCACTCTGCCAATTTTTATCACCTTGGCCACAGTATGAAGTTTATTTGCCAGAATTGAGTCTAGTAACAGATAAATATAACGCCAAACCAAATGGAATAAATAAATATTTATTTTTATTAGTTAAATAAAACCAAAGGGATAAGAACATTGTTTAAATGAATTAATAATACAGGAAACTACTATCAAACTATTTATAACCGCACTCACCGTTATTATTGCCTATACGATCGACAGGCATAAAAAAACCCGCCGTAGCGGGTTTTAAATTAATCACCAGGAAAAGCGTGATTACTGACCTTTAACTTCTTTGAGGCCATTGAATGGCGCGCGGTCGCCCAGCGCTTCTTCGATACGAATCAGCTGGTTGTATTTGGCGACGCGGTCAGAACGGCTCATGGAACCGGTCTTGATTTGGCCAGCCGCAGTGCCTACCGCCAGATCGGCGATGGTCGCGTCTTCGGTTTCACCTGAACGGTGAGAGATCACCGCGGTGGTAGCCAGCATCTTTAGCCATCTGATTGCAGCCAGGGGTTTCGGTCAGAGAACCGATCTGGTTGAATTTGATCAGGATGGAGTTGGCGATGCCTTTCTCGATGCCTTCTTTCAGGATTTTGGTGTTGGTAACGAACAGATCGTCGCCAACCAGCTGGATTTTGTCGCCCAGCACTTTGGTCTGGTAAGCAAAACCGTCCCAGTCAGATTCGTCCAGACCGTCTTCGATAGACACGATCGGGTACTGCTTGGTCAGCTCTTCCAGGAAGTGGGTGAACTCTTCAGAAGTGAAGGCTTTGTTGCCTTCGCCAGCCAGCACATATTTGCCATCTTTGTAGAATTCGGATGCTGCACAGTCCATCGCCAGGGTCACGTCTTTGCCCAGCTCGTAACCGGCCGCTTTCACCGCTTCGGCGATAACTGCCAGCGCTTCGCGTTGGAACCCAGGTTAGGGCGCGTAGCCGCCTTCGTCGCCAACGCGGTGTTCAGGCCTTTGGCCTTCAGCACTTTCGCCAGTGGTGGAACACTTCGGAACCGATACGTACCGCGTCTTTCAGCGTCTTGGCGCCAACCGGCTGAATCATGAACTCCTGAATGTCGACGTTGTTGTCGGCGTGCTCGCCGCCGTTGATGATGTTCATCATCGGCAGAGGCATGGAGAATTTGCCTGGGGTGCCGTTCAGTTCAGCGATGTGCTCGTACAGCGGCATGCCTTTAGAGGCCGCAGCCGCCTTGCCGCAGCCAGGGAAACCGCCAGAATGGCGTTGGCGCCGAACTGGGATTTGTTCTCGGTGCCGTCCAGCTCGATCATGATCTTGTCGATGTTCGCCTGGTCTTTGGCATCTTTGCCCAGCACGGCCTGAGCGATTGGCCCATTTACTGCTGCAACGGCTTTCAGTACGCCTTTACCCAGGAAACGAGACTTGTCACCGTCGCGCAGTTCCAGTGCTTCACGGGAACCGGTAGAAGCACCTGACGGCGCAGCAGCCAGACCAACGAAACCGCCTTCCAGATGCACTTCGGCTTCAACGGTTGGGTTGGCCGCGTGAATCGATGATTTCACGGCCGATGACTTTAACGATTTTGGACATATAGGTTTTCCTCAGTCACAAGTTGAATATACCCTTGGTTTTTCAAGCCGCATCGTTGTTTGGCTGCGGCTGCTCGCCCCCAGTCACCTGGTGGTCCAGGCTGTCGAGGATGCACATCCTTGCCGACTGAATGCAGCTCGAAATCCGTTGGGTAACAAATCCCAGACAAACAACGCGCGGTTTATGCCGCGCGTTGCCTACCAAAACTCTTATTTCACTTGACGCTTCTGGTGCTCACCCGCCGCCTTGACAAAGCCAGCGAATAACGGATGCCCATCACGCGGCGTCGAAGTAAACTCAGGGTGGAACTGACAAGCAACAAACCATGGGTGGTTCGGCAGCTCGATAATTTCTACCAGCTTGTTGTCTGCGGAACGGCCTGCCACACGCAACCCGGCAGCTTCGATCTGCTTCAACAGCATGTTGTTGACTTCATAACGGTGACGGTGACGCTCAACGATGGTGGCTTCGCCGTACATCTGGCGCACCAGGCTGTTGTCGGTCAGGTGACATTGCTGACCACCGACGCGCATCGTGCCGCCCAAATCGCTTTCTTCGGTACGCACTTCAACGTTGCCGTCTTCGTCGCCGCCATTCGGTGATCAACGCCACCACAGGATATTTACAGTCTGGCACAAATTCGGTCGAGTTGGCGTGTTCCATACCCGCTACGTTACGGGGCGAACTCCATCAGCGCAACCTGCATACCCAGGCAGATGCCCAGATACGGAATATTGTTTTCACGCGCGTACCGCGCGGTCATCACCTTACCTTCAACGCCACGGTAACCGAAGCCGCCAGGGATCAGGATCGCATCCAGACCTTTCAGCACGTCGACACCGCGGGTTTCAACGTCCTGCGAATCGATCAGCTTGATGTTGACCGTCAGACGGTTCTTCAGGCCACCGTGCTTCAACGCCTCGATCACCGGACTTGTAGGCATCCGGCAGTTCGACGTACTTGCCGACCATGCCGATGGTCACTTCGCCGCCTGGGTTCGCTTCTTCGTAAATCACCTGTTCCCATTCGGCCAGATTGGCTTCCGGCACGTTCAGGCTGAATCGTTTACAAATATAATCATCAAGCCCTGAGATTTCAATAGGCCTGGAATTTTATAAATAGAATCAACGTCTTTCAGCGAGATAACCGCTTTTTCCGGCACGTTGCAGAAAAGTGCGATTTTGGCGCGTTCGTTAGCAGGAACCACGCGATCGGAACGGCAAATCAGCACATCCGGCTGGATACCGATGGAAAGCAGCTCTTTTACGGAATGCTGGGTAGGCTTGGTTTTTACTTCACCGGCAGCGGCCATGTACGGCACCAGCGTCAGGTGCATGTACAGCGTATGCTCGCGGCCCACTTCAACCGCCATCTGGCGGATGGCTTCGAGGAACGGCAGCGATTCGATGTCGCCGACGGTACCGCCGATTTCCACCAGCACCACATCGTGGCCTTCGCCACCTTCCGATGATGCGTTCCTTGATAGCGTTGGTGATGTGCGGGATAACCTGTACGGTCGCGCCCAGGTAATCGCCACGGCGCTCTTTACGCAGTACGTCGGAATAGATACGGCCAGTGGTGAAGTTGTTGCGGCGCGTCATTTTGGTGCGGATGAAGCGCTCGTAGTGACCCAAGTCCAGATCGGTTTCAGCGCCGTCTTCGGTGACGAAAACTTCCCCATGCTGGATCGGGCTCATGGTGCCCGGATCCACGTTGATGTACGGGTCCAGTTTCATGATGGTAACGTTGAGGCCACGGGCTTCAAGAATAGCCGCCAGAGAGGCTGCGGCAATGCCTTTACCCAGAGAGGATACGACCCCGCCGGTCACAAAAATATAATTAGTTGTCATGCTGAACCTGAGAGTTTAGGTTTAAAGACGATGGAAGAACCAAGACGGGAAAGTAGTATACCCGAACCTCTCTTGACCTACAAACGATCGTTTTACTCGCCATCATCTCTGTCGTCACCGTATGTTCCTCGAGGTTTTAGCCTGTCAGCGCCGTCGACTCACTCTTTTCAAAACAATGAGTTAGTGGGAAAAGTTTTTGTTTAATGCCATTCTGCCGCGCTAAAACGTCTTACATTTCAGTTTGTTGGCCTTTTCCCCTCGCCCCGATGCACGGCCGGCGAAACCATTTTCAGCTTAACCGTTTCAGCTTGGACGAACCTTGTCACCGATCAAACAAGCGGCAGGATTACCCTACCGCTGATGAGACAACAAAAAAGCCGTTTAGTTTTCGGCTTTCTTCACCTGTTGCCAGGCCTGCTCCATCTGTTCCAGCGTGGCCTCCTCCGTCGTCAGGCCCTGCTGCGCGATCAGGCTTTCCACCTGACGGAAGCGTCGCTCGAACTTGCGATTGGCGGCCTGGAGCGCGGTTTCCGCCTTATGGCCCAGATGGCGTGACAGATTCACCGTGGCGAACAGCAGGTCGCCGATTTCCTCTTCCAACTTCTGTGGGTCGACCACCGCCTGCTGCGCTTCGTGCATCACTTCGTCGATTTCTTCGTACACTTTGTCGAGCACCGGACCAAGGGTATGCCAGTCAAACCCCACCGAGGCACAGCGCTTTTGAATTTTGTGCGCCTTCATCAGCGCCGGCAGCGCCGTGGGAATGTCGTCCAGCACCGAATGCAACGCCTTCTCCGCGCGCTCCCCGGCCTTCAGCTGTTCCCAGCGGCAGCCACCGCACCGACATCGCGCGCCACGGCATCACCAAAGATGTGCGGGTGACGCCGCTCCAGCTTATCGCTGATGGCATTACACAGGTCGTTGAAATCGAACAGCCCCTGCTCTTGCCCCATCTGGGCATAGAACACTACCTGGAACAGCAGATCCCCCAGCTCGTCGCGCAGATCGGCATAGTCGCGACGCGCGATGGCGTCCAGCACTTCGTAGGTTTCTTCCAGCGTGTAGGGCGCAATGCTGGCAAAGGTCTGTTGGCGATCCCACGGGCAACCGCTGTCGGGGTCGCGCAGCGTTTTCATGATGGTAAGCAGACGCTGCAAGGCAATAGGTTGAGTCATGTAAACATCTCTGGCAAAAGAAAGGGCTGGTTACGGCCCATAGGGGGTGATGCCGGAGGGATCTCCCCCCGGCAACCAGACGGCACGAAACACGCCGGGGATTCAGCTGCCGTGCAGCCGCTTGGCATCGATCACGTCCGGCAACTGGTTCAGCTTGGCCAACACCCGCCCCAGCACCTGCTGGTTGTAGATTTCGATATCCATATCGATGGTTGCCACCTGCTTTTTGGTATCGCTCCTGCTGGCCACGCCCAGCACGTTGACCTTTTCATTGGCCAGGATGGTGGTGATATCGCGTAGCAGACCACTGCGATCGTTGGCCGTTACGCGCACCACCAGCGAATAGCCGCTGGAATAGCTTTCGCCCCACACCGCGTCGACGATACGCTCCGGAGCATGGGATTGCAGTTCGGCCAGTTGATCGCAATCGGCGCGGTGGATCGAGATCCCACGCCCCTGGGTGATAAAGCCAATGATGTCATCGCCTGGGATCGGTTGGCAGCAACGCGCGATGTGATGCATCAGGTTGCCAACGCCCTCCACCACCACCCGACCGTCGTCCTTGCGACGCGTAGTCGGCGGCGCCTTGTGCTGCACCAGTTGACGCAGGGCTTCGCGATCCTGCTCCTCGGCGCTCGGTTTGTTGAACTTGCCTTGCAGGAAGTTGACCATCTGATTGAGGCGAATATCGCCGCCGCCGATCGCCGCCAGCACTTCATCCAGCGAGTTCATGTTGTAACGCGGGATCAGCAGCTTTCCGCGTCCTTCAGGCTGATGCCAAGATGCTCCAACTCATTGTCGAGCATTTGCCGTCCGGCCAGTATATTCTTGTCACGATCCTGCTTGCGGAACCAGTTGTGTATCTTAGAACGGCCGCGGCTGGTGGTCACGTAGCCCAGGTTCGGGTTCAGCCAGTCACGGCTGGGGTTCGGCTGCTTCTGGGTGATGATTTCGATCTGATCGCCCATCTGCAACTGATAGGTAAACGGCACGATGCGCCCGCCAATCTTGGCGCCAATACAGCGGTGACCGACATCGCTGTGAATGTGGTAGGCGAAATCCAGCGGCGTAGAGCCGGCCGGCAGATCCACCACGTCGCCCTTCGGCGTAAATACGTACACCCGGTCGTCGAACACCTGGCTGCGTACTTCGTCGAGCATTTCGCCGGAGTCGGCCATTTCTTCCTGCCAGGCAATCAGCTTGCGTAGCCAGGCAATACGTTCTTCATAGCCGGAGCGCACCGTGGCGATGGCGCCCTCTTTGTATTTCCAGTGTGCCGCCACGCCCAGCTCGGCGTCTTCATGCATCTGCCGGGTACGGATCTGGATTTCAACCGTTTTGCCGCGCGGCCCGAGCACCACGGTATGGATTGACTGATAGCCGTTCGGTTTCGGGTTGGCGACATAGTCGTCGAACTCGTCAGGCAGGTGGCGGAAATGGGTATGCACGATGCCCAGCGCCGCGTAGCAGTCTTGCAGACGTTCGGCCACGATACGCACCGCGCGCACGTCGAACAGCTCATCGAACGCCAGCGCCTTCTTCTGCATTTTGCGCCAGATGCTGTAGATGTGTTTTGGCCGGCCATAAATATCGACCTTGATGCCTTCGTCGACCATCGCCTTGCGCAACGAGGAGACGAAGTCGTCGATAAACTGCTCGCGATCGATGCGTCGTTCATGCAACAGCTTGGCAATGCGCTTGTATTCTTCCGGGTGCAGATAACGGAAGCAGAAATCCTCCAGCTCCCATTTCAGCTGGCCGATACCCAGCCGGTTAGCCAGCGGCGCATAAATGTTGGAACACTCTTTGGCCGCCAGTACACGTTCGTCTTCCGGCGCGTCCTTGACCTCTCGCAAATGGGCGATACGCTCCGCCAGCTTGATCACCACGCAGCGGAAATCTTCCACCATCGCCAGCAGCATGCGGCGCACGTTATCGACCTGCTCAGAGCCCATCGAATCGTTGTGCGTCGCCTTCAATTGACGAATGGCGTCCATGTCGCGCACGCCGTGCACCAGGGCGACGATGCCCTTGCCGAAGGTCTCGCTCAGGGTATCTTCCGCCACCACGTTGGCATCAACCAGCGGGAACAGCAGCGCGGCGCGCATGCTGTCGTTGTCCATGCTGAGCGTCGACAGGATTTCCACCATTTCCAGACCGCGCCATAACAGGATCGGCGCATCGGGATGATGCTGAGTTTGCTGCTCACAGTAGCGCCAGGTTGCGGCTAAACGCTCACATGACTGCGGGTTAGGTAGCCCAAGGCTTTCGATCCACGCATCGAGCGCGAATTCGCCCGCCGTGTTCAGATGTGCACTTCTTACCGCAACCATACCTTCTCCCTACTTTGCAGCGGCCCCTGACGCCGTGTCGTTTATAAACAGCGCCATTGATTCAAGATGCCCCGTGTGCGGGAACATATCCAACATTCGCACACGCGCAAGACGATAACCGGCGGCCAGCAATACCTTGCTGTCGCGTGCCAGCGTGCTGGGATTACAGGAAACGTAAACCACTCGCTCTGGCGCCAGTTTTACAATATGTGACATCACACCAGCCGCACCCGCGCGGGCAGGATCCAGCATCACTTTATCAAATCCCTGTGCTGCCCAAGGCTGCCGCTCAACGTCATCTTCCAGATTCTCATGGAAGAAAGACGCATTATTCAGCAAATTCTTATGTGCATTATATTGCCCATTCGCTACCAGCGTGGCAACACCTTCGATGCCCACCACCGCTTTGGCGCGCCGGGCCAGCGGCAGGGTAAAGTTGCCCATGCCGCAGAACAGATCCAATACACGATCATTGGGTTGTAGCTCGAGCCATTCAAGGGCCTGAGCCACCATTTGCTGGTTTACCGCGTCATTGACCTGAATGAAGTCACGCGGACTGAAGTCTAAGCGTAGTCCGTCAACCTGATAATACGGCGTTTCACCGCACAGTTTTTCCAGCCGTTCGCTGTTGGCCGCCAGAAAAACTGCTAGCGTATGCTGCTCGGCAAACGCCAGCAGCGCCTGGCGATCGGCCGGTTTCAGCGCGTCAAGATGGCGCAGCACCAGAAGCGGGCCGTTGTCCGCCAGCACCAGCTCCGCATGGCCCAGGCGATTGGCGGCTTGCAGGCTGCTCAGGCAGGCGTGCAGCGGTTGCAGCAGCCGCTCCAGCGCTGGTGCCAGCACCGGACAGTGGCTGATGGGCACCAGATCGTTGGATGCCGCCTGGCGGAACCCCATCGTCAACGACTGTCGCCGGGGTTGCCAGGCCAGCCCCAGACGTGCACGGCGCCGATAACCATACTGCGGCCCGGCAATCACCGGTTCCGGCGGCACTCTGACGCCGGTTTCCCGTTCGATCATCCGCCCCAGCGCCGCCACCTTGCTCTGCTGCTGCAACGCCGCATCGGCGTGCTGCTGCTGGCAACCGCCGCACACGCCAAAATGCGGACACTGCGGCTCAACCCGCTGCGGGCTGCGCGTCAGCAGGCGTTTCAGCTTGCCTTTGGCGAACTGACGCTTATCTTCCGTCAGCTGAATTTCCGCCTGTTCGCCCGGCAGTACCCCGGCGACAAATACCGCCTTGCCGTTGTGACGCGCCACGCCCTGGCCAAAGGGATCGAGATCGTCCACGGTAACGGTCAATATTTGTGGACTTTGCCGGGTCGTCACGCGGCGTTTGGGAGAGTAGAATTGCGCCATAAAATTGTCGATTGCTGGTTCATTAAGCTAGGATGAGCGCAATTCTCCCACATTGGATTCCCATGACCAAATACAGTCTGCGCGCACGCATGATGGTACTGATTCTGGCCCCGACGTTATTGATCGGCCTGCTGCTCAGTACCTTCTTTGTGGTGCACCGTTACAATGAGCTGCAAGAACAACTGGTTGATGCCGGCGCCAGCATCATTGAACCGCTGGCAGTGGCCAGCGAATACGGCATGACATTCCGCAGCCGCGAGTCGGTACGCCAGTTGGTCAGCCTGCTGCATCGCCGCCATTCGGACATTGTGCGCTCCATCACGGTGTTTGACGCGCAGAACAACCTGTTTGTCACCTCCAATTATCACCATAATTTTGGCCAGTTGCAGTTACCGAAGGGTGTGCCAATGCCCACAGAACTGATGCTGACACGGCGTGGTGATTCGCTGATCCTGCGGACCCCGATCCTGTCGGAAAGCCAATACCCCGACGAAACCGCCAGTGCCGACGTGCAACCGAATAATAATCTCGGCTACGTGGCGATTGAGCTGGATCTGCAATCGGTACGCCTGCAGCAGTATAAGGAAGTGTTTGTTTCCACCCTGCTGTTGCTGCTGTGCATGTGCATTGCCATTCTGTTTGCCTACCGCCTGATGCGCGACGTCACCGGCCCGATCCGCAACATGGTCAATACCGTCGACCGCATCCGCCGCGGCCAGCTCGACAGTCGGGTCGAAGGCTTTATGCTCGGCGAACTGCATATGCTAAAGAATGGCATCAACTCAATGGCGATGTCGTTGACCGCCTATCACGAAGAGATGCAGCAGAACATCGATCAGGCCACCTCCGATTTGCGCGAAACGCTGGAGCAGATGGAGATCCAAAACGTCGAGCTGGATCTGGCGAAGAAACGGGCGCAAGAAGCGGCGCGCATCAAGTCCGAGTTTCTGGCCAACATGTCGCACGAGCTGCGTACCCCGCTCAACGGGGGTGATCGGCTTTACCCGCCAGACGCTGAAAACCGATCTGAGCGCCACGCAAACCGACTATCTGCAAACCATCGAGCGCTCGGCGAATAATCTGCTGACCATCATTAACGATGTGCTGGACTTCTCCAAACTGGAAGCCGGCAAACTGGTGCTGGAGCACATTCCGTTCGCACTGCGCGAAACGCTGGACGAAGTCATCGTGCTGCTGGCACCCAGCGCGCATGAAAAAGGGCTGGAGCTGACGCTGGATGTACATAACGACGTCCCGGAGCAGGTGATCGGCGATTCGCTGCGCTTGCAGCAGGTGATCACCAACCTGTTGGGCAACGCGGTGAAATTTACCGAAACCGGCAATATTGATATTCGCGTCGAATTGCGCAACCGCTTTGAACGTCAGGTTGAACTGGAAGTACAGATCCACGACACCGGCATCGGTATTTCCGAGCGCCAGCAATCGCAGCTGTTCCAGGCCTTCCGCCAGGCTGATGCCAGCATTTCCCGCCGTCATGGTGGCACCGGCCTTGGGCTGGTGATCACCCAGAAGCTGGTAAAGGAAATGGGCGGCGATATCTGCTTCCACAGCCAGTTGAACCGCGGTTCGACCTTCTGGTTCCATATCACCCTCGATCTGAACGAAGGCATGCTGACGTTGCCGTCACGCTTACCTGAGCTGCAGGGGAAAACGCTGGCCTACATTGAAGCCAACCCAACGGCAGCACAGGCGACGCTGAATATGCTCAGCGTAACGCAGCTGATCGTTACCCATTCGCCGACCTTCGCCCAATTGGCGAAAAACGACTACGATTTTCTGCTGGTCGGCATACCGATCCCGTTCCGCGACACCATTGGCCAGCATAAGGAAAAACTGCAAGAAGCGTTGCAACTGGCCAAACGGGTGATCCTGGCACTGCCCTGCCAGTCACAGATCGATGCCGAACAGCTTAAGCAGCTTGGCGCCGTGGGTTGCCTGACCAAGCCGATTACCGCCAATCGCCTGTACCCGCTGCTGCGCATGGAAAACCCGGCTCGGCAGAACGCATTGCCGGAACGCCGACGTTTACCACTGACGGTGCTGGCAGTGGACGATAATCCGGCCAATCTGAAGCTTATCGGCACGCTGCTGAACGAGCAGGTGGAACAGACCTTGCTATGCGAAAGCGGCGAGGAAGCGATCGCGCTGGCACGCGATAACGTGCTCGACATGATCCTGATGGACATTCAGATGCCGAACATCGACGGCATACGCACTGCCGAGCTGATCCGCCAAATGCCACATCACAATTCCACGCCGATCGTGGCGGTCACCGCCCATGCCGTTAGCGGCGAACGCGAGCACCTGTTGCAATCCGGCATGGATGACTATCTGGCAAAACCGATCGACGAGGCGATGCTGACACGCGTGCTGTCGCGTTATCACAGCGACGGTGACCCACAGTCAGCGGCGCTACCGCATGCCGGCGATGCGCAGCTCTCACTCGATTGGCCATTGGCGCTACGCCAGGCAGCCAATAAAGAGGATTTGGCGCGCGATCTGTTGCACATGCTGCTCGACTTCCTGCCGCAGGTTAAAAAGCAGGTGCAGGCCCTGCTGGACGGCACGCTGGAGGTGGAAATTATCGATATCATTCACAAGCTGCACGGCAGTTGCAGCTATAGCGGCGTTCCACGCCTGAAGCAGCTGTGTTTTTATCTTGAGCAACAGCTGCGTCTGGGCGTCAGCCGCAGCGATCTGGAGCCGGAATGGCTGGAACTGCTGGATGAGATAGAACTGGTCAGCCAGGCGGCGCGCCAACATTTACGCTAGACATGCAGACCGGCGCATACCGCCAGACGCTGAGGCCCCCCTGACCAATATCTCGCGTTACAGAGCGGCCCCTGTAACTCAGGCAGGGGCCAGACGCTACCCTTGCTGCGCCAGTCGCAACGTCGCCGCAATATTGCGCGCCGCCATGCGCACGTTGTCGGCTGCGCCGTT encodes:
- the rlmD gene encoding 23S rRNA (uracil(1939)-C(5))-methyltransferase RlmD → MAQFYSPKRRVTTRQSPQILTVTVDDLDPFGQGVARHNGKAVFVAGVLPGEQAEIQLTEDKRQFAKGKLKRLLTRSPQRVEPQCPHFGVCGGCQQQHADAALQQQSKVAALGRMIERETGVRVPPEPVIAGPQYGYRRRARLGLAWQPRRQSLTMGFRQAASNDLVPISHCPVLAPALERLLQPLHACLSSLQAANRLGHAELVLADNGPLLVLRHLDALKPADRQALLAFAEQHTLAVFLAANSERLEKLCGETPYYQVDGLRLDFSPRDFIQVNDAVNQQMVAQALEWLELQPNDRVLDLFCGMGNFTLPLARRAKAVVGIEGVATLVANGQYNAHKNLLNNASFFHENLEDDVERQPWAAQGFDKVMLDPARAGAAGVMSHIVKLAPERVVYVSCNPSTLARDSKVLLAAGYRLARVRMLDMFPHTGHLESMALFINDTASGAAAK